In Hippoglossus hippoglossus isolate fHipHip1 chromosome 24, fHipHip1.pri, whole genome shotgun sequence, a single genomic region encodes these proteins:
- the ubr7 gene encoding LOW QUALITY PROTEIN: putative E3 ubiquitin-protein ligase UBR7 (The sequence of the model RefSeq protein was modified relative to this genomic sequence to represent the inferred CDS: inserted 2 bases in 2 codons; deleted 3 bases in 3 codons) has translation MSEEQTVSLVDVLEEDEELEEEASAVLAGSDSESLLLPSGHVKRQALYACNTCXTKGGEAAGVCLACSYKCHEGHDLFELYTKRNFRCDCGNRKFTELQCKLHPDKDEVXTLNKYSHNFFGVYCTCSRPYPDPDDQVEDEMIQCVVCEDWLHGRHLGCVVPDCVELQEMICELCMNKNDFLWTYADLLAVSGAAAQVKEETGGESNTDAPDKPQVDQVDDVIEPGSKRSREEAESSCRLKELQRIGQNRLRSGAVFWPSGWRSKLCSCTTCQERLSQANLSFLLDEWDTVLAYERKGKNNEQTQQGHDPLMSALDNLNRVQQLEIIHGYNDMKTELKDFLQTFAAEGKVVTPDDIRQFFEQQQSRKRRRVDDGRFYCT, from the exons ATGTCTGAGGAGCAGACGGTGTCC CTGGTTGATGTtctggaggaagatgaggagctggaggaagaagcTTCAGCTGTTCTGGCAGGAAGTGACTCAGAATCACTGCTCCTACCCTCAG ggcaTGTGAAGCGTCAGGCTCTGTACGCCTGTAACACTT ACACAAAAGGcggagaagcagcaggagtgTGTTTGGCGTGttcatataaatgtcatgaaGGTCACGACCTCTTTGAACTCTACACCAAG aggaaCTTTCGTTGTGActgtggaaacaggaagttcacagagctgcagtgtaaACTCCATCCT GATAAAGACGAGG ACACTCTGAATAAATACAGTCACAACTTCTTTGGAGTT TACTGCACCTGCAGTCGACCG TATCCCGACCCCGACGACCAG GTGGAGGACGAGATGAttcagtgtgtggtgtgtgaggACTGGCTGCATGGCAGG CACCTGGGCTGTGTGGTTCCCGACTGTGTCGAGCTGCAGGAGATGATTTGTGAGCTGtgtatgaataaaaatgatttcctcTGGACCTACGCTGATCTCCTGGCAG TCTCAGGTGCAGCGGCTcaggtgaaggaggaaacaggaggagaatcAAACACAGACGCTCCTGACAAACCACAG GTGGATCAGGTGGATGATGTCATCGAGCCCGGCAGTAAGCGGAGCCGCGAGGAGGCGGAGTCTAGCTGCAGACTGAAGGAACTGCAGAGGATTGGTCAGAACAGACTCCGGTCAGGCGCTGTGTTCTGGCCGTCAGGGTGGCGCTCCAAACTCTGCTCCTGCACCACCTGCCAG GAGCGTCTGTCACAAGCTAATCTGTCCTTCTTATTGGACGAGTGGGACACCGTCCTCGCCTAcgagagaaaaggaaagaacaaCGAACAGACGCAACAAGGACACGACCCTCTGATGTCAGCTCTCGACAACCTGAACCGAGTGCAGCAGCTCGAGATCATCCACG gaTACAACGACATGAAAACTGAACTGAAGGATTTTCTTCAGACGTTTGCAGCTGAAGGAAAG GTCGTGACCCCTGATGACATCCGTCAGTTCttcgagcagcagcagagtcgtAAGAGAAGGAGAGTCGACGACGGACGTTTCTACTGCACCTGA
- the tmem251 gene encoding transmembrane protein 251 yields MMNFRQRMGWVGVALYLLLSIMAVYYVFEVHTLSLERVQGGGASLSAPPSVFTWSHLLSLPVWMWVSVFLLPYLQLFLFLFSCTRADPRAVGYCVLPVCIALLCSRRHTTQRPTNHRAGSVIDT; encoded by the coding sequence ATGATGAACTTCCGTCAGAGGATGGGATGGGTGGGCGTGGCTCTCTACCTGCTGCTCAGCATCATGGCGGTGTACTACGTCTTTGAGGTGCACACACTCAGTTTGGAGCGTGTGCAGGGAGGCGGGGCCAGTCTGTCAGCTCCACCCTCTGTTttcacctggtctcacctgctgtcacttcctgtctggatGTGGGTGTCGGTCTTCCTGCTGCCTTAcctccagctcttcctcttcctgttctcGTGCACGAGAGCCGACCCCCGTGCTGTCGGTTACTGCGTACTTCCTGTCTGCATCGCCTTGCTGTGTAGTCGCCGCCACACCACCCAGAGACCGACAAATCACAGGGCAGGGTCAGTGATTGACACATAG